In Sporichthya polymorpha DSM 43042, a genomic segment contains:
- a CDS encoding ABC transporter permease subunit, whose product MLDLALTGLPLGAMYGLAALGLLVVHRTTGNVDLSLGGVAAVAAYVYHHASTGGGQPRAVAFVAALAVAAACGGVSAAAARGIGPDRPITAAVASLAWGGVLTASCVLFFGRDVQFVAPWMGGHRFDVAGTTLSAHQILVIAVALAAVAAGAAVLRFSAAGLAWRACADNALGAVLIGLRRGRIEAGCYVLAALLAGLAGVLLVPLLYLDATALTLFFLLKPAAAAVAGLLVSLPIAFGAAVAIGVGESMAVRYQDIPGLGESVPFAVAGLALLARRARRARESRDTALATGPTHPPGTGRLAPAAVVLVFALAGTPLLTAYQATIAELAAITALLAATHVVLTGWGGRLCLAQPAFAGIGGIVAARCAAEAGWPFLLALVAGACAAAVAAAVLGVFVARGVTGLPFALLTVAFGAAVHGTLFTWPTFAGTAEDRTLSAASIAGIGLGGHRFTATVLVVTALAFLGLRTFARSRLGAALVAGREHDRAAAGLAVPVVRAQIAALVVAGALAGLAGALTAYQLGTVAPEQSHPLTALPILSAAALGGLESPWGALLGAVLLTVAPELLRQADAPDLAALVSPVVLLAVVLLRPGGLVSLRRPVRRPVRRPALRGMTQPTSGALTVRGLTVRYGSRTAVDGVDLTVEPGEVVALVGANGAGKTSLLDAVAGAVRPAAGTVRVAGRRDGLIVRTLQSGGLFGRLTVRENLALAARWHGRAEPELPADLADLADRDAGSLAHGTARLVEIARAASLRPAVLLLDEPAAGLSRSEADRMLRLVRELAPDAAVLLVEHARHVVDAADQVVVLDAGAVLAEGPPAEVLADPVVREVYLGVPASGEVAAEPEAVRSGQA is encoded by the coding sequence GTGCTGGACCTGGCCCTCACCGGCCTGCCGCTCGGGGCGATGTACGGGCTGGCCGCCCTCGGTCTGCTCGTCGTGCACCGGACGACGGGGAACGTCGACCTCTCCCTCGGGGGAGTCGCGGCGGTGGCGGCCTACGTCTACCACCACGCCAGCACGGGGGGCGGGCAGCCACGAGCGGTCGCGTTCGTGGCTGCCCTCGCGGTGGCGGCGGCCTGCGGTGGGGTGAGCGCGGCCGCCGCGCGCGGAATTGGGCCCGACCGCCCGATCACCGCCGCGGTCGCGAGTTTGGCCTGGGGCGGCGTGCTCACCGCGAGCTGCGTCCTGTTCTTCGGGCGGGACGTCCAGTTCGTCGCGCCCTGGATGGGCGGGCATCGCTTCGACGTCGCCGGCACGACGCTGTCGGCCCATCAGATCCTCGTCATCGCCGTCGCCTTGGCCGCGGTCGCCGCGGGGGCGGCCGTGCTCCGGTTTTCCGCGGCCGGCCTCGCCTGGCGGGCCTGCGCGGACAACGCGCTCGGCGCGGTCCTCATCGGTCTGCGGCGCGGTCGCATCGAGGCGGGCTGCTACGTCCTCGCCGCGCTGCTCGCCGGCCTGGCCGGGGTGCTGCTCGTCCCGCTGCTCTACCTCGACGCCACCGCGCTCACGCTGTTCTTCCTGCTCAAGCCGGCCGCGGCGGCGGTCGCGGGCCTGCTGGTCAGCCTGCCGATCGCGTTCGGCGCCGCGGTCGCGATCGGGGTGGGCGAGAGCATGGCGGTCAGGTACCAGGACATCCCGGGTCTGGGGGAGAGCGTTCCGTTCGCGGTCGCGGGTCTTGCGCTGCTGGCCCGGCGGGCGCGTCGTGCCCGGGAGTCGCGGGACACCGCCCTCGCCACCGGCCCGACGCACCCGCCGGGCACCGGACGGCTCGCCCCGGCGGCGGTCGTGCTGGTGTTCGCCCTCGCCGGCACCCCGTTGCTGACGGCCTATCAGGCCACGATCGCCGAGCTCGCGGCCATCACCGCCCTGCTCGCCGCCACCCACGTGGTCCTCACCGGGTGGGGCGGTCGGCTCTGCCTCGCCCAGCCCGCGTTCGCCGGGATCGGCGGCATCGTCGCGGCCCGGTGCGCGGCCGAGGCGGGATGGCCGTTCCTGCTCGCCCTGGTCGCCGGCGCGTGCGCGGCCGCCGTGGCCGCCGCGGTGCTCGGAGTCTTCGTCGCCCGCGGCGTCACCGGCCTCCCGTTCGCGCTGCTGACCGTCGCGTTCGGCGCCGCCGTCCACGGCACGCTGTTCACCTGGCCCACGTTCGCCGGCACCGCCGAGGACCGGACGCTGTCGGCCGCCTCGATCGCGGGCATCGGCCTGGGTGGGCACCGCTTCACGGCCACCGTTCTCGTGGTCACCGCACTCGCGTTCCTGGGCCTGCGCACCTTCGCCCGGTCCCGCCTCGGAGCGGCGCTGGTCGCCGGCCGCGAGCACGATCGCGCCGCCGCCGGGCTGGCCGTGCCGGTCGTGCGTGCGCAGATCGCGGCGCTCGTCGTCGCGGGCGCCCTGGCCGGTCTCGCCGGAGCCCTGACGGCGTATCAGCTCGGCACGGTCGCGCCGGAGCAGTCCCACCCGCTGACCGCGCTGCCGATCCTGTCGGCCGCCGCGCTGGGTGGCCTGGAGTCCCCGTGGGGTGCGCTGCTGGGGGCGGTGCTGCTCACGGTGGCGCCGGAACTCCTGCGCCAGGCCGACGCCCCCGACCTTGCCGCGCTGGTCTCGCCGGTCGTCCTGCTCGCGGTCGTGCTGCTCCGGCCCGGTGGGCTGGTGAGCCTCCGCCGCCCGGTGCGGCGCCCGGTGCGGCGCCCGGCGTTGCGCGGCATGACGCAGCCGACCTCGGGGGCGCTCACCGTCCGCGGCCTGACGGTCCGTTACGGGTCGCGGACAGCCGTCGACGGCGTGGACCTGACGGTCGAGCCGGGGGAGGTCGTTGCCCTCGTCGGGGCGAACGGCGCCGGCAAGACGAGCCTGCTCGACGCGGTGGCCGGGGCGGTGCGGCCCGCGGCGGGGACGGTCCGCGTCGCCGGCCGTCGCGACGGCCTGATCGTGCGGACCCTGCAGTCCGGCGGCCTGTTCGGCCGGCTCACGGTCCGGGAGAACCTCGCCCTGGCCGCGCGCTGGCACGGCCGGGCCGAGCCGGAACTGCCCGCCGATCTCGCCGACCTGGCGGACCGGGACGCGGGTTCCCTCGCGCACGGCACCGCGCGCCTGGTCGAGATCGCCCGCGCCGCGTCGCTGCGGCCGGCCGTCCTGCTGCTCGACGAACCCGCGGCCGGTCTGAGCCGGTCCGAGGCCGACCGGATGCTGCGCCTGGTCCGCGAGCTCGCTCCCGACGCCGCGGTGCTGCTCGTCGAGCACGCGCGGCACGTCGTCGACGCCGCCGACCAGGTCGTCGTCCTCGACGCCGGTGCCGTCCTCGCCGAGGGTCCGCCGGCGGAGGTGCTCGCCGACCCCGTCGTCCGGGAGGTCTACCTCGGCGTGCCCGCCTCCGGCGAGGTCGCAGCCGAGCCCGAGGCCGTTCGGTCAGGGCAGGCGTAG
- a CDS encoding PucR family transcriptional regulator → MVTSAPSPAVRAVLDAAGDASGAPPELLGEYLALLEQAGRSGEHASEVDLEAIRHLGARAADEGISAEAAVRLYLAAAWRLWRELPIGTDPADPATVRSAGEAVLRVVDDAVAALVAGHQARRREAAYEEERQRRRFVDDLLRGDADVAALVERAEPFGLDLARPHQIALAFPLRGGAAAEGAATTLERSVVDRFGDREVLVADKDDVVVVLVPETEPDPRGDVGDLLHKELTKHHGGTWGIGVGRPHSGAYGIARSYEEAREALALMRRLPLDTNVLRARDLLVYRVVARDHAAIADLVHAVFTPLLAARGGPEPLLRTLETYFAVGGNVTEAARRLHLSVRAVDYRLERVAALTGFAVSESHDRFTLNVAVVGARLLGWPNNQELRLP, encoded by the coding sequence GTGGTCACCAGCGCCCCCTCACCGGCGGTCCGGGCGGTCCTGGACGCCGCCGGCGACGCCTCCGGGGCTCCCCCGGAGTTGCTCGGTGAGTACCTCGCGCTGCTGGAGCAGGCGGGGCGTTCGGGCGAGCATGCCTCCGAGGTCGACCTCGAGGCGATCCGGCACCTCGGTGCGCGCGCCGCCGACGAGGGCATCTCGGCCGAGGCGGCCGTCCGGCTCTACCTGGCCGCGGCCTGGCGGCTCTGGCGCGAGCTCCCGATCGGCACCGACCCCGCCGACCCGGCGACCGTACGCTCCGCCGGCGAGGCTGTCCTGCGCGTCGTCGACGACGCGGTCGCGGCCCTGGTCGCCGGCCACCAGGCCCGCCGTCGGGAGGCCGCGTACGAGGAGGAGCGCCAGCGCCGCCGGTTCGTCGACGACCTGCTCCGCGGCGACGCCGACGTGGCCGCGCTCGTCGAACGCGCCGAGCCGTTCGGACTCGACCTCGCGCGGCCGCACCAGATCGCGCTCGCGTTCCCGCTCCGCGGCGGGGCGGCGGCCGAGGGCGCGGCGACGACACTCGAGCGCAGCGTCGTCGACCGGTTCGGCGACCGCGAGGTGCTCGTCGCCGACAAGGACGACGTCGTCGTCGTGCTGGTTCCCGAGACCGAACCCGACCCCCGCGGTGACGTGGGCGACCTGCTGCACAAGGAACTGACGAAGCATCACGGCGGAACGTGGGGCATCGGCGTCGGTCGCCCGCACAGTGGCGCCTACGGCATCGCCCGATCCTACGAGGAGGCCCGCGAGGCCCTCGCGCTGATGCGGCGACTACCGCTGGACACCAACGTCCTGCGGGCCCGCGACCTGCTCGTCTACCGCGTCGTGGCCCGCGACCACGCCGCGATCGCGGACCTCGTCCACGCCGTCTTCACCCCGCTGCTCGCTGCCCGCGGCGGGCCCGAGCCACTGCTGCGGACGCTCGAGACGTACTTCGCCGTCGGCGGCAACGTCACCGAGGCCGCGCGCCGGCTGCACCTCTCGGTCCGGGCCGTCGACTACCGGTTGGAGCGGGTCGCCGCCTTGACCGGGTTCGCCGTCAGCGAGTCCCACGACCGGTTCACGCTCAACGTGGCGGTCGTCGGCGCCCGGCTGCTCGGGTGGCCGAACAACCAGGAGCTACGCCTGCCCTGA
- a CDS encoding TraR/DksA family transcriptional regulator: MSAVSLQTDSAGSGETLPDYRELLVAQWRTQLDDVTRLSIDVESSRDADGQAVGGARTEESRLAARLLAAARRQLEETEAALKRLDEGKYGICDGCRLPIPPARLEALPAARLCVSCQSTFRASAGDRD, from the coding sequence ATGTCCGCTGTCTCACTGCAGACCGACTCGGCCGGGTCCGGCGAGACCCTGCCGGACTACCGCGAGCTGCTCGTGGCCCAGTGGCGCACGCAGCTCGACGACGTCACGCGGCTGTCGATCGACGTGGAGTCCTCCCGCGACGCGGACGGCCAGGCCGTCGGGGGCGCGCGGACCGAGGAGTCCCGCCTGGCGGCCCGCCTGCTGGCCGCGGCCCGCCGTCAGCTCGAGGAGACCGAGGCGGCGCTCAAGCGGCTCGACGAAGGCAAGTACGGCATCTGCGACGGCTGCCGGCTGCCGATCCCGCCGGCGCGCCTGGAGGCGCTGCCCGCGGCGCGGCTGTGCGTCTCGTGTCAGAGCACCTTCCGCGCGTCCGCGGGGGACCGCGACTGA
- a CDS encoding universal stress protein → MADTSTRVLVAVDAAASATDAVEWAAAEAGARGLGLRIVHVLRPTPSLDPSGFDTYARLRTAAAVAVEVLESAMDRARLVDSDLPVDAALLRGPAIRTLSEAALSAPLLVVGRRNRSATRRLLSPSVAGRLAARTPCPVVVVRHRELVPMPAPPRVVVGVTPGPAGLAAVEFGFTAAAQRGVPLALVHVTPEDATLNALAGVPHGSPATTGEAAVRDPEIRAAITAGQQQFPDLDVSVAGPVGDAATVLLRESAGAALLVLGSAGRSPRRPWDLRSVGQRLLPAAQCPVAVVGSAAARTRLGGGARGGQSRSPADARKVL, encoded by the coding sequence GTGGCCGACACATCGACGCGAGTGCTCGTCGCCGTGGACGCGGCCGCGAGCGCGACGGACGCCGTCGAGTGGGCCGCCGCCGAGGCGGGCGCACGCGGCCTCGGCCTGCGGATCGTCCACGTCCTGCGCCCGACGCCGAGCCTCGACCCCTCCGGCTTCGACACCTACGCGCGGCTCCGCACCGCGGCCGCCGTCGCCGTCGAGGTCCTGGAGAGCGCGATGGACCGAGCCCGGCTCGTCGACTCCGACCTTCCGGTGGACGCCGCCCTGCTCCGCGGCCCTGCGATCCGGACGCTGAGCGAGGCCGCGCTCTCCGCGCCGCTGCTCGTCGTCGGCCGCCGCAACCGCTCGGCGACGCGCCGCCTGCTCTCCCCGTCCGTCGCCGGCCGTCTGGCCGCGCGGACGCCCTGCCCCGTCGTCGTGGTCCGGCACCGCGAGCTCGTGCCGATGCCGGCCCCACCCCGCGTCGTCGTCGGCGTGACGCCCGGCCCGGCCGGCCTCGCGGCCGTCGAGTTCGGGTTCACCGCGGCCGCGCAGCGCGGGGTCCCGCTCGCGCTCGTCCACGTCACGCCCGAGGACGCGACGCTCAACGCCCTGGCGGGCGTCCCGCACGGGAGCCCCGCCACCACGGGCGAGGCCGCCGTGCGGGACCCGGAGATCCGGGCCGCCATCACCGCGGGGCAGCAGCAGTTCCCCGACCTCGACGTCTCCGTCGCGGGTCCCGTGGGCGACGCCGCGACCGTGCTCCTCCGCGAGTCGGCGGGAGCGGCACTGCTCGTGCTCGGCTCCGCCGGGCGGAGCCCCCGCCGGCCGTGGGACCTGCGCTCGGTCGGGCAGCGATTGCTGCCGGCGGCGCAGTGCCCGGTCGCCGTCGTCGGGTCGGCAGCCGCGCGCACCCGCCTGGGTGGCGGGGCCCGGGGCGGTCAGTCGCGGTCCCCCGCGGACGCGCGGAAGGTGCTCTGA
- a CDS encoding MarR family winged helix-turn-helix transcriptional regulator — protein sequence MGSQTLTTSEPLTKSDFEALARFRFGIRRYLRFSEDIVRTLGLTPQQYQLLLAIKGFPDRDWALVHELADRLQLRHHSVVELINRAQAQDLVVRQPHPDDNRAVRVVLTPHGEQVLSRLASLHRDQLKRMGDALALPIWHDE from the coding sequence GTGGGCTCGCAGACCCTGACCACCTCGGAACCGCTGACCAAGTCCGACTTCGAGGCCCTGGCCCGGTTCCGCTTCGGCATCCGGCGCTACCTGCGCTTCAGTGAGGACATCGTCCGCACCCTCGGACTGACCCCGCAGCAGTACCAGTTGCTCCTCGCGATCAAGGGCTTCCCCGACCGCGACTGGGCACTCGTCCACGAGCTCGCCGACCGGCTCCAGCTGCGGCACCACAGCGTCGTCGAGCTGATCAACCGCGCGCAGGCGCAGGACCTCGTCGTGCGGCAGCCCCACCCGGACGACAACCGCGCCGTCCGCGTCGTCCTGACTCCGCACGGGGAGCAGGTCCTGAGCCGCCTCGCCTCCCTCCATCGCGATCAGCTCAAGCGCATGGGGGATGCTCTGGCCCTGCCGATCTGGCACGACGAATGA
- a CDS encoding thioesterase family protein, which produces MADAFYEPLGDETYRSTEHTVGPWGPDSQHAGPPSALLGRALERMETSWPGTLTRISLDILGAVPVADLQVRTQVLRPGRNVELVQGELLAGNRAVLRAQAWRMRTSAIDLPPVPAGGPVDPVPEFPEENQPFFEWGGGYLRAMQWRPVPGTRRGVGQAAVWARMGVPLVAGEEPTALQRVLALADSGNGVSHRLDPEEWLFINTDLTVHLVAPPAGEWICLDAVTRLDNTGFGLASSRIYDRDRLVGLGAQSLFVAPRS; this is translated from the coding sequence GTGGCAGACGCGTTCTACGAACCCCTCGGTGACGAGACCTACCGCTCGACCGAACACACCGTCGGGCCCTGGGGCCCCGACTCGCAGCACGCCGGACCGCCTTCGGCGCTCCTCGGTCGCGCACTCGAGCGGATGGAGACTTCCTGGCCCGGGACGCTGACGCGGATCAGCCTCGACATCCTCGGCGCTGTGCCGGTCGCCGACCTGCAGGTGCGGACTCAAGTGCTGCGTCCCGGCCGCAACGTCGAACTCGTCCAGGGCGAACTCCTCGCCGGGAACCGCGCCGTGCTGCGGGCCCAGGCGTGGCGGATGCGTACCTCGGCGATCGACCTCCCGCCGGTGCCGGCGGGCGGCCCCGTCGACCCCGTCCCGGAGTTTCCCGAGGAAAATCAACCCTTCTTCGAGTGGGGCGGCGGCTACCTGCGCGCGATGCAGTGGCGGCCGGTGCCCGGGACTCGGCGCGGCGTCGGTCAGGCCGCGGTGTGGGCGCGGATGGGCGTCCCGCTCGTCGCCGGCGAGGAGCCGACGGCTCTGCAGCGGGTCCTCGCCCTCGCGGACTCCGGCAATGGCGTCTCCCACCGCCTCGACCCCGAGGAGTGGCTGTTCATCAACACCGACCTGACGGTCCACCTCGTCGCGCCCCCGGCCGGGGAGTGGATCTGCCTCGACGCCGTCACCCGCCTCGACAACACGGGGTTCGGTCTCGCGTCGTCCCGCATCTACGACCGGGACCGTCTCGTCGGCCTCGGTGCCCAGTCGCTCTTCGTCGCGCCACGTTCCTGA
- a CDS encoding GOLPH3/VPS74 family protein codes for MTLIAEDVLLLLLDDESGAFAAGSDQRGPVLAGAVLAELALAGAVEIETETGFWKRTRVTVEDRGAVSDPVLLAALDEIDQKPRSPQDLVGRLGKRLPDELCDRLVERGLLRREESKVLGLFPRKRWPAADSRHEEELRADLRRVLLDGGDAEERTGTVIALLSAVDLVAKVVDRGPLSARDLKKRAKEVADASWASDAVRQAVQASQAAILAAVAAAGAVASSGS; via the coding sequence ATGACGCTGATCGCGGAGGACGTCCTGCTGCTGCTGCTCGACGACGAGTCGGGGGCGTTCGCGGCCGGGAGTGACCAGCGCGGCCCGGTGCTGGCCGGCGCGGTGCTCGCGGAGCTGGCGCTCGCCGGGGCCGTCGAGATCGAGACCGAGACCGGGTTCTGGAAGCGGACCCGCGTCACGGTGGAGGACCGCGGCGCCGTGAGCGACCCCGTGCTGCTCGCGGCGCTCGACGAGATCGACCAGAAGCCGCGCTCTCCGCAGGACCTCGTCGGCCGGCTCGGCAAGCGGCTGCCCGACGAACTGTGCGACCGCCTCGTCGAGCGCGGCCTCCTGCGCCGCGAGGAGTCGAAGGTGCTCGGGCTGTTCCCGCGCAAGCGCTGGCCCGCCGCGGACTCCCGTCACGAGGAGGAGCTCCGTGCCGACCTCCGCCGCGTCCTGCTCGACGGCGGCGACGCGGAGGAGCGGACGGGCACCGTGATCGCCCTCCTCTCCGCCGTCGACCTCGTGGCCAAGGTCGTCGACCGCGGCCCGCTCTCCGCCCGCGACCTCAAGAAGCGCGCGAAGGAGGTCGCCGACGCGAGCTGGGCCAGCGACGCCGTCCGCCAGGCCGTTCAGGCGAGCCAGGCCGCGATCCTCGCCGCCGTCGCCGCGGCCGGTGCCGTGGCGAGCAGCGGTTCCTAG
- a CDS encoding acyl-CoA dehydrogenase family protein — MDEAALRREVRAFVAEQVAELGIRLECDAWLSGCSPAFSRAQAARGWLGMTWPTEYGGHARTERERLIVNEELLAAGAPVAAHWIGDRQSGPSILKHGTEEQKQRLLPAMARGECFFAIGMSEPDSGSDLASVRTTARRDGEHWVLNGTKVWTSGAHEAHYMIALVRTSPLDPKARHAGLSQFLVPLRAPGVTINPIVSLDGGHHFNEVVLSDVRLTDADLLGAEGDGWKQVTSELAYERSGPERFLSTFPLLAAAADASSAEFGIALAELTTLRAMSAAVAEALGRGEAPAVEAALVKDLGTRFEGRVIDLARRLHPREADPDSADDLTRHLAHSVTHSPGFTLRGGTNEILRGIVAKSLTTDPVKPASEAGAAVAAMCAGTEVFEPSGVWAPERSRALLKRMLDDGWHRVGLPEELGGHGGELRDAADVAAALVGSPSPLADTLIGAASLLAAAGLALPDDAEVVVVVPAADATLSGGRVTATASRVAWASWASHLLVPVADGAGTTVALVRAADATITAGRNAADEPRDAVAVDAVPLATASVDRSIADVLAEVERTGALTRSVQIAAALARLVPLTATHLHDRVQFGRALVQFQAVQQSLAELAAEASAARAITDVAVASTGTPRASLLTAAAKARSSVAAGTGARIAHQLHGALGVSQEHALHRLTRPLWSWRDEWGNEATWGRHLAERAVAETNGELWPWLVGA, encoded by the coding sequence ATGGACGAAGCAGCACTGCGGCGCGAGGTTCGGGCGTTCGTCGCCGAGCAGGTCGCCGAGCTCGGCATCCGCCTGGAATGCGATGCCTGGCTCTCGGGCTGCTCCCCCGCGTTCAGCCGGGCCCAGGCCGCGCGCGGTTGGCTCGGCATGACCTGGCCGACCGAGTACGGCGGCCACGCGCGGACCGAGCGCGAGCGTCTGATCGTCAACGAGGAGCTCCTCGCCGCCGGGGCGCCGGTCGCGGCCCACTGGATCGGGGACCGGCAGTCCGGTCCGTCGATCCTCAAGCACGGGACCGAGGAGCAGAAGCAGCGCTTGCTACCCGCCATGGCCCGCGGCGAGTGCTTCTTCGCGATCGGGATGTCCGAGCCGGACAGCGGCTCCGACCTCGCGTCGGTGCGCACGACCGCCCGCCGCGACGGGGAGCACTGGGTCCTCAACGGCACCAAGGTCTGGACCAGCGGCGCCCACGAGGCGCACTACATGATCGCGCTGGTGCGCACCTCGCCCCTGGACCCGAAGGCGCGGCACGCCGGCCTGAGCCAGTTCCTCGTCCCCCTGCGTGCACCCGGCGTGACGATCAACCCGATCGTGTCGCTCGACGGCGGGCACCACTTCAACGAGGTCGTGCTCAGCGACGTCCGCCTCACCGACGCGGACCTGCTCGGCGCCGAGGGCGACGGCTGGAAGCAGGTCACCTCCGAGCTCGCCTACGAGCGGTCCGGACCCGAGCGCTTCCTCTCGACCTTTCCCCTGCTCGCCGCCGCTGCTGACGCCTCGTCAGCCGAGTTCGGAATCGCGCTGGCCGAGCTGACGACGCTGCGCGCGATGTCCGCCGCGGTGGCCGAGGCCCTCGGCCGCGGGGAAGCGCCGGCAGTCGAGGCCGCGCTCGTGAAGGACCTCGGGACACGGTTCGAAGGGCGGGTCATCGACCTGGCCCGCCGGCTGCACCCGCGCGAGGCCGACCCCGACTCCGCCGACGATCTGACGCGGCACCTGGCGCACTCGGTCACCCACTCCCCCGGGTTCACGCTCCGCGGCGGGACCAACGAGATCCTGCGCGGGATCGTCGCCAAGTCCCTCACCACCGACCCCGTCAAGCCCGCCAGCGAGGCCGGGGCGGCGGTGGCCGCGATGTGCGCCGGAACCGAGGTGTTCGAGCCTTCCGGGGTCTGGGCGCCCGAGCGCAGCCGCGCCCTGCTCAAGCGGATGCTCGACGACGGCTGGCACCGCGTCGGCCTGCCCGAGGAGCTCGGGGGGCACGGGGGTGAGCTCCGCGACGCCGCGGACGTCGCCGCCGCCCTGGTCGGGTCGCCCTCGCCGCTGGCGGACACGCTGATCGGGGCCGCCTCGCTGCTCGCCGCGGCGGGGCTCGCGCTGCCCGACGACGCCGAGGTGGTGGTGGTCGTCCCGGCGGCGGACGCGACGCTGTCCGGCGGCCGGGTCACCGCGACCGCGTCCCGGGTGGCGTGGGCGAGCTGGGCGTCGCACCTGCTGGTGCCGGTCGCCGACGGCGCCGGCACGACCGTCGCCCTCGTCCGGGCGGCGGACGCCACGATCACGGCGGGCCGCAACGCCGCCGATGAGCCACGGGACGCGGTGGCCGTCGACGCCGTCCCGCTCGCGACCGCGTCGGTGGATCGGTCGATCGCGGACGTCCTCGCGGAGGTCGAACGGACCGGCGCTCTCACCCGCAGCGTCCAGATCGCGGCGGCGCTGGCGCGGCTGGTCCCGCTGACGGCGACCCACCTTCACGACCGGGTCCAGTTCGGGCGGGCGCTCGTGCAGTTCCAGGCGGTGCAGCAGTCGCTGGCCGAGCTCGCGGCCGAGGCCTCGGCGGCGCGGGCGATCACCGACGTCGCGGTGGCGTCGACCGGCACCCCGCGCGCGTCACTGCTGACCGCGGCGGCGAAGGCGCGGTCCAGCGTCGCCGCCGGGACCGGGGCCCGCATCGCCCACCAGCTGCACGGCGCGCTGGGGGTCAGCCAGGAGCACGCGCTCCACCGGCTCACCCGTCCGCTGTGGTCATGGCGGGACGAGTGGGGCAACGAGGCGACCTGGGGCCGCCACCTCGCCGAGCGCGCCGTGGCCGAGACGAACGGCGAACTCTGGCCCTGGCTCGTCGGCGCCTGA
- a CDS encoding exopolysaccharide biosynthesis protein — MTKPRGATPEQATPERALSDRLDAWLGDDQPKTLGGLLTHFGQQAFAVAFVLLMMPSALPIPTAGVTHVLEAATLLIALQLVVGRDEPWLPRRVRDKELKSLQSAKARRRLVTPLQKVEKVARPRFARTVQSNPGRIVFGLVVVVFVIGALAAPPFSGLDTLPSAGIVLVSLGVLFGDAILVGVGLLVGAGGIGLMIALAGTVASAMGSMV; from the coding sequence ATGACCAAGCCGCGGGGCGCGACCCCGGAGCAGGCCACGCCCGAGCGTGCGCTCAGTGACCGCCTCGACGCGTGGCTGGGGGACGACCAGCCGAAGACGCTCGGCGGACTGCTCACGCACTTCGGGCAGCAGGCGTTCGCGGTCGCGTTCGTCCTGCTGATGATGCCCTCGGCGCTGCCGATCCCGACGGCGGGCGTGACGCACGTCCTGGAGGCCGCGACGCTGCTGATCGCGCTGCAGCTGGTCGTCGGCCGGGACGAGCCGTGGCTCCCGCGTCGCGTGCGGGACAAGGAACTGAAGTCGCTGCAGTCGGCGAAGGCCCGGCGGCGCCTGGTCACTCCGTTGCAGAAGGTGGAGAAGGTTGCCCGGCCGCGCTTCGCGCGCACGGTGCAGAGCAACCCGGGGCGGATCGTCTTTGGCCTGGTCGTTGTGGTCTTCGTGATCGGCGCGCTGGCCGCGCCCCCGTTCAGCGGCCTGGACACCCTCCCGTCGGCCGGCATCGTGCTGGTCAGCCTCGGCGTGCTCTTCGGGGACGCGATTCTCGTCGGCGTCGGTCTGCTCGTCGGGGCCGGCGGCATCGGGCTGATGATCGCCCTCGCCGGGACCGTCGCCTCCGCGATGGGCAGCATGGTCTGA
- a CDS encoding LLM class F420-dependent oxidoreductase, translating to MEIGVLFGLAYGAGRPEFLDHLAVAVEERGIASVWVAEHVVLFDSYDSPYPYSRDGKAPLPADAGLLEPFVALSYLAARTTTVRLGTGICIVGQRNPLYTAKQVADLDVLSRGRVDFGVGIGWLREEYEALGVPWANRGPRTDDHLAVMRALWTDEVSSYSGRYYELPPSRLYPKPVQTPHPPIHVGGGSDAALRRAARFGQGYYGMNIPPEELPAVLTRLDAELENEGRSREGFQISIAPAFGSFGPGLADRYRDLGVDRLIVPLAAFGPEDLDRALDALTAAGV from the coding sequence ATGGAGATCGGCGTGCTGTTCGGCCTCGCCTACGGGGCGGGTCGGCCGGAGTTCCTCGACCACCTCGCGGTCGCGGTGGAGGAGCGCGGCATCGCGTCGGTGTGGGTCGCGGAGCACGTCGTGCTGTTCGACTCCTACGACAGCCCGTACCCGTACAGCCGCGACGGCAAGGCCCCGCTGCCTGCGGACGCCGGGCTGCTCGAGCCGTTCGTCGCGCTCAGCTATCTCGCCGCGCGGACGACGACGGTCCGCCTCGGCACCGGCATCTGCATCGTCGGCCAGCGCAACCCGCTCTACACCGCGAAGCAGGTGGCGGACCTCGACGTCCTCTCCCGCGGCCGCGTCGACTTCGGCGTCGGCATCGGCTGGTTGCGCGAGGAGTACGAGGCCCTCGGCGTGCCGTGGGCGAATCGCGGCCCGCGCACCGACGACCACCTCGCCGTGATGCGCGCGCTGTGGACCGACGAAGTGTCGTCCTACTCGGGCCGGTACTACGAGCTGCCGCCGAGCCGCCTGTACCCGAAGCCGGTGCAGACGCCGCACCCGCCGATCCACGTCGGGGGCGGGAGTGACGCCGCCCTGCGCCGCGCCGCCCGCTTCGGCCAGGGCTACTACGGCATGAACATCCCGCCGGAGGAGCTGCCGGCCGTGCTGACCCGCCTCGACGCCGAGCTGGAGAACGAGGGCCGTTCCCGCGAAGGTTTCCAGATCTCCATCGCCCCCGCGTTCGGCAGCTTCGGCCCCGGCCTCGCCGACCGCTACCGCGACCTCGGCGTCGACCGCCTCATCGTCCCCCTCGCCGCCTTCGGCCCCGAGGACCTCGACCGCGCCCTCGACGCCCTCACCGCCGCCGGCGTCTGA